In Erigeron canadensis isolate Cc75 chromosome 6, C_canadensis_v1, whole genome shotgun sequence, the following are encoded in one genomic region:
- the LOC122602968 gene encoding uncharacterized protein LOC122602968 — protein MHDLVLASVVSEVSKGDHPWIINHDDVSNESTTELSKSCGRISLTCMGMSELPRDFNCPNVSLLRLMNGDKSFKFPEDFYAKMENLQVMACENLHYPMLPVSLQCSTKLRTLCLHQCSLVSDCSPIGDHLLNLEVLSFAHSGIRCLPSAIGKLVKLKLLDLTGCINLEIADGVLKNLVKLEELYMTVKEKKGIQFTDINYKELEERSKNLSALEVEFFENNFQSKNMTYNKLESFKISMGRFLVAKSGRDTHSSENTLTLACNKYELLESGMDELFSKTEVLHLEVGGINNLEEVLSKSIPRHSFYNLRELHVSGCDDLRYLFTIPIANGLVKVERLTVKECPVMELLVYSEIGEEGDIIRLQELKHLSLYDLPMLVGFSNTEDVIDLPQLVELELRSLPSLTSIFSEYKSTSVTMSRSSSAIKTLFNKEVMFPRLEMLFIDRMDALVNIWPNSSAKVDSCSLRKFAVNRCDNLVNIFPSNSMSLLHHLEKISVVFCISVKILFDIDVQYCDNHEDVSPKFVPPHLLYNLRDLLVSGCDNLRYLFTVPVANGLVKLEHLRIMDCRVMKSLVYSENGNGDIRFQELKELSLYDLPNLAGFSNNNDVIDLPQGVKLEFYGLPKFTIAQLKDIANRAM, from the exons CCCTATTAAGACTTATGAATGGCGATAAATCGTTTAAGTTTCCTGAAGATTTTTATGCGAAAATGGAAAATCTTCAAGTTATGGCATGTGAGAACTTGCACTATCCGATGCTTCCTGTATCGCTTCAATGCTCCACCAAGCTTCGAACACTGTGTCTCCATCAATGCTCATTGGTGTCTGATTGTTCTCCTATTGGTGATCATCTTTTGAACTTGGAAGTGCTCAGCTTTGCTCATTCTGGCATCAGATGTTTACCATCTGCAATCGGGAAGCTAGTGAAGCTAAAGCTACTCGATTTGACAGGTTGTATTAATCTTGAAATCGCTGATGGTGTCTTGAAAAACCTGGTGAAGCTTGAAGAGCTTTATATGACggttaaagaaaaaaagggcATCCAATTTACGGATATAAACTACAAGGAATTGGAAGAACGTTCCAAGAATCTTTCTGCATTAGAAGTTGAATTCTTTGAGAACAATTTTCAGTCAAAGAATATGACGTATAATAAACTCGAAAGTTTCAAGATATCTATGGGACGGTTTTTAGTAGCAAAAAGTGGCAGAGACACACACTCATCTGAAAACACGCTGACGTTGGCCTGTAACAAATATGAACTGTTGGAATCCGGAATGGATGAGTTGTTTTCAAAAACAGAAGTGCTTCACTTAGAAGTGGGTGGCATAAATAACCTTGAAGAAGTTTTATCGAAATCCATACCTCGACACTCATTTTATAATTTACGAGAGCTTCATGTTTCCGGTTGTGACGACTTGAGATACCTTTTTACAATCCCAATAGCAAACGGTCTGGTGAAGGTTGAACGTCTCACAGTTAAGGAATGCCCTGTGATGGAATTACTAGTATACAGTGAAATTGGTGAAGAAGGGGACATTATTAGGCTTCAGGAGCTAAAGCATCTATCTTTGTATGATCTACCAATGTTGGTAGGTTTCTCCAACACCGAAGATGTAATCGATCTACCGCAACTAGTGGAGTTGGAACTTAGATCCCTTCCCAGTTTGACTAGCATTTTTTCAGAGTATAAATCAACATCTGTTACTATGTCCCGTAGTAGTTCTGCAATTAAAACTTTATTCAACAAAGAG GTTATGTTCCCTAGGTTGGAGATGTTGTTTATTGATAGGATGGATGCATTGGTGAATATATGGCCTAATAGCAGTGCGAAAGTTGATTCTTGCTCATTGCGAAAGTTTGCAGTGAATCGCTGTGATAATCTTGTGAATATTTTTCCAAGCAATTCCATGTCATTGCTGCATCATCTTGAAAAGATCTCTGTTGTATTCTGCATATCCGTTAAAATTTTATTCGACATTGATGTTCAATATTGTGATAACCATGAAGACGTTTCACCGAAATTCGTACCTCCGCACTTGTTATATAACTTAAGAGACCTTTTGGTTTCTGGGTGTGACAACTTGAGATACCTCTTTACAGTCCCAGTAGCAAACGGTCTGGTGAAGCTTGAGCATCTCAGAATTATGGATTGCAGGGTTATGAAATCACTTGTATACAGTGAAAATGGTAACGGAGACATTAGGTTTCAGGAGCTAAAGGAGCTCTCTCTGTATGATCTACCAAATCTGGCAGGTTTCTCCAACAACAACGATGTTATCGATCTACCGCAAGGAGTGAAGTTGGAATTTTATGGCCTTCCAAAGTTCACAATTGCTCAACTTAAAGATATTGCTAATCGAGCAATGTGA
- the LOC122604022 gene encoding homeobox-DDT domain protein RLT1 isoform X2, whose amino-acid sequence MEDPQVVHADENKAITDKKPKRTVKTPDQIAALENFYNEHKYPSEAMKAKFAESIRLTEKQVSGWFCHRRLKDKKLPNDEGQAQGKQDLSSGVIQDRGSGLRQDSCGSTKQGDNKHFDPKEVESRRFTTEGLLPIELRFDHGNQHNSMMEMDDDTSSGSSSPLKDNFHLQNVDCLVRSKYPTHKDVNSVKSKPGPSGYLKVRGQAENAAIIAVRRQLGRHYREDGPPLGTEFDTLPPGAFENPVTFPVNQPYYVGDPTALHPPDSSKTFQLPSASKMLERYNPKNYHPLDLDESGFEIRHASRHYEKHANNQYKQTPHFSKHIRSQSGRSSQMEVNGGSDEEVSVHGHKEIFETRIKHGPGVRRAESQSNRSRVGYGINIDVMQVQNYPRSHHSGPSKVNYRDNIDHLTSDLNVKRGEYVDFEDKGIYRRTPKDDLFDGERRGTDEYSKLVSVKIHPGNEMQG is encoded by the exons ATGGAag ACCCACAAGTAGTTCATGCCGATGAGAATAAGGCTATTACAGACAAGAAACCTAAGAGAACTGTCAAGACACCAGATCAAATTGCAGCACTTGAGAACTTTTATAATG AACACAAGTATCCCTCTGAGGCAATGAAAGCAAAATTTGCTGAGTCAATACGTCTAACAGAAAAGCAAGTTTCTGGTTGGTTTTGTCACAGAAgattaaaagacaaaaaactACCCAATGATGAAGGGCAGGCACAGGGAAAACAAGATTTGTCAAGTGGTGTCATACAGGATCGCGGCAGTGGACTCAGACAAGATTCTTGTGGCAGTACCAAACAAGGAGATAACAAGCATTTTGATCCAAAAGAAGTTGAGAGCAGAAGATTTACTACTGAAGGACTTTTACCGATAGAACTTCGGTTTGACCATGGAAATCAACATAACAGTATGATGGAAATGGATGATGATACATCTTCAGGAAGTAGCTCGCCATTGAAGGATAATTTCCACCTACAAAATGTCGATTGTTTAGTGAGGTCAAAATATCCAACTCATAAAGATGTAAATAGTGTAAAGAGCAAGCCGGGTCCATCAGGATATTTAAAGGTGAGAGGTCAAGCAGAGAATGCTGCAATCATAGCTGTCAGAAGGCAATTGGGAAGGCATTATCGTGAGGATGGTCCACCACTTGGTACTGAATTTGATACACTTCCTCCTGGAGCATTTGAGAACCCAGTCACGTTTCCAGTCAACC AGCCCTACTATGTTGGTGATCCTACTGCCCTTCATCCACCGGATAGTTCTAAGACATTTCAACTTCCTAGTGCAAGCAAG ATGCTTGAAAGATACAACCCGAAGAACTACCACCCTCTTGATTTGGATGAGTCAGGATTTGAGATAAGACATGCATCCAGGCATTATGAGAAACACGCTAACAACCAATATAAACAAACACCTCATTTTTCGAAACATATACGCTCTCAATCTGGGAGGAGTTCGCAGATGGAAGTAAATGGCGGTTCTGATGAAGAAGTTTCAGTTCATGGCCATAAAGAGATCTTTGAGACGAGAATAAAACACGGTCCTGGAGTAAGGAGAGCAGAATCTCAGTCTAACCGCAGTCGAGTTGGCTATGGGATAAACATTGATGTTATGCAAGTACAGAACTACCCACGTAGCCATCACAGCGGCCCTTCAAAGGTCAACTATAGAGATAATATTGATCATTTGACTTCTGATTTGAATGTTAAACGAGGTGAATACGTTGATTTTGAAGACAAAGGGATATATAGGAGAACACCCAAG GATGACTTGTTCGATGGAGAAAGAAGAGGAACTGATGAATACTCCAAACTGGTTTCGGTAAAGATTCATCCAGGAAATGAAATGCAG GGATGA
- the LOC122604022 gene encoding homeobox-DDT domain protein RLT1 isoform X1 produces MEDPQVVHADENKAITDKKPKRTVKTPDQIAALENFYNEHKYPSEAMKAKFAESIRLTEKQVSGWFCHRRLKDKKLPNDEGQAQGKQDLSSGVIQDRGSGLRQDSCGSTKQGDNKHFDPKEVESRRFTTEGLLPIELRFDHGNQHNSMMEMDDDTSSGSSSPLKDNFHLQNVDCLVRSKYPTHKDVNSVKSKPGPSGYLKVRGQAENAAIIAVRRQLGRHYREDGPPLGTEFDTLPPGAFENPVTFPVNQPYYVGDPTALHPPDSSKTFQLPSASKMLERYNPKNYHPLDLDESGFEIRHASRHYEKHANNQYKQTPHFSKHIRSQSGRSSQMEVNGGSDEEVSVHGHKEIFETRIKHGPGVRRAESQSNRSRVGYGINIDVMQVQNYPRSHHSGPSKVNYRDNIDHLTSDLNVKRGEYVDFEDKGIYRRTPKDDLFDGERRGTDEYSKLVSVKIHPGNEMQRSRDDLICQAYPSKEAMVDLPPRTNMTKRSTLQMTSSFSNDENAETTSSGD; encoded by the exons ATGGAag ACCCACAAGTAGTTCATGCCGATGAGAATAAGGCTATTACAGACAAGAAACCTAAGAGAACTGTCAAGACACCAGATCAAATTGCAGCACTTGAGAACTTTTATAATG AACACAAGTATCCCTCTGAGGCAATGAAAGCAAAATTTGCTGAGTCAATACGTCTAACAGAAAAGCAAGTTTCTGGTTGGTTTTGTCACAGAAgattaaaagacaaaaaactACCCAATGATGAAGGGCAGGCACAGGGAAAACAAGATTTGTCAAGTGGTGTCATACAGGATCGCGGCAGTGGACTCAGACAAGATTCTTGTGGCAGTACCAAACAAGGAGATAACAAGCATTTTGATCCAAAAGAAGTTGAGAGCAGAAGATTTACTACTGAAGGACTTTTACCGATAGAACTTCGGTTTGACCATGGAAATCAACATAACAGTATGATGGAAATGGATGATGATACATCTTCAGGAAGTAGCTCGCCATTGAAGGATAATTTCCACCTACAAAATGTCGATTGTTTAGTGAGGTCAAAATATCCAACTCATAAAGATGTAAATAGTGTAAAGAGCAAGCCGGGTCCATCAGGATATTTAAAGGTGAGAGGTCAAGCAGAGAATGCTGCAATCATAGCTGTCAGAAGGCAATTGGGAAGGCATTATCGTGAGGATGGTCCACCACTTGGTACTGAATTTGATACACTTCCTCCTGGAGCATTTGAGAACCCAGTCACGTTTCCAGTCAACC AGCCCTACTATGTTGGTGATCCTACTGCCCTTCATCCACCGGATAGTTCTAAGACATTTCAACTTCCTAGTGCAAGCAAG ATGCTTGAAAGATACAACCCGAAGAACTACCACCCTCTTGATTTGGATGAGTCAGGATTTGAGATAAGACATGCATCCAGGCATTATGAGAAACACGCTAACAACCAATATAAACAAACACCTCATTTTTCGAAACATATACGCTCTCAATCTGGGAGGAGTTCGCAGATGGAAGTAAATGGCGGTTCTGATGAAGAAGTTTCAGTTCATGGCCATAAAGAGATCTTTGAGACGAGAATAAAACACGGTCCTGGAGTAAGGAGAGCAGAATCTCAGTCTAACCGCAGTCGAGTTGGCTATGGGATAAACATTGATGTTATGCAAGTACAGAACTACCCACGTAGCCATCACAGCGGCCCTTCAAAGGTCAACTATAGAGATAATATTGATCATTTGACTTCTGATTTGAATGTTAAACGAGGTGAATACGTTGATTTTGAAGACAAAGGGATATATAGGAGAACACCCAAG GATGACTTGTTCGATGGAGAAAGAAGAGGAACTGATGAATACTCCAAACTGGTTTCGGTAAAGATTCATCCAGGAAATGAAATGCAG AGAAGTAGGGATGACCTCATATGTCAAGCGTATCCAAGTAAAGAAGCAATGGTTGATCTACCTCCAAGAACCAACATGACTAAAAG GTCGACTCTGCAGATGACCTCTAGTTTTAGCAATGATGAAAATGCGGAAACTACTTCTTCGGGTGATTGA
- the LOC122604269 gene encoding zinc finger BED domain-containing protein RICESLEEPER 2-like, protein MSDQQSTRDEIEDEVSSSKSNKERSIVWSCFERFGPPGNQKASCIICGKTYCANPNSGTSNMKRHIPKCFIVDENGPPKKSVPLDQEMYKEKLAISIIKHNHPFSYVEHEATRDVHTFLHRDAKPITRNTAKATVIKIYEREKMILKGQLKKLSGRICLTSVLWTSITTVGYMALTAHFVDENWVLRKKVLNFRFIPPPHSDSLKGHLRLNEALVCDGDFTHIRCGVHIIEGAIEKVHDSVKYVRGSGARKFKFVETIQQLNLQCGRQIYQDVPTRWNSTYLMLDCAIAYRSAYDALELVDPYYLTCPSMEEWERIKVITKFLKPFYEITTLFSGSFYPTSNLYFHQV, encoded by the exons ATGTCGGACCAACAAAGTACTAGAGATGAGATTGAAGATGAGGTATCTTCATCGAAATCAAACAAAGAAAGATCTATAGTATGGAGCTGCTTTGAAAGATTTGGGCCACCGGGTAATCAAAAGGCGAGTTGTATCATTTGTGGAAAAACCTATTGTGCCAACCCAAATTCCGGAACATCAAATATGAAGCGACATATACCTAAATGTTTCATTGTTGATGAGAATGGTCCACCAAAGAAGAGTGTCCCCTTAGATCAAGAAATGTATAAAGAGAAATTGGCGATTTCAATAATCAAACATAACCATCCTTTTAGCTATGTTGAGCATGAGGCAACAAGGGATGTGCACACTTTTTTGCATCGTGATGCGAAGCCAATAACAAGGAACACTGCAAAAGCAACTGTCATAAAAATATacgagagagaaaaaatgattcTCAAAGGGCAGTTGAAAAAACTAAGTGGTCGGATTTGTTTGACTTCAGTTTTGTGGACTTCTATTACAACAGTTGGATACATGGCATTAACTGCTCATTTTGTTGATGAAAACTGGGTGTTAAGAAAAAAAGTGTTAAACTTCAGATTTATACCGCCACCTCATAGTG ATTCTTTAAAGGGACATTTACGTTTGAATGAGGCGTTGGTTTGTGATGGAGATTTCACTCACATTCGTTGTGGTGTACATATAATTGAAGGAGCTATCGAGAAGGTTCATGATTCGGTGAAGTATGTTAGAGGAAGCGGTGCAAGAAAGTTCAAGTTCGTAGAAACCATCCAACAACTTAACTTGCAATGTGGAAGGCAAATTTATCAGGATGTTCCAACAAGGTGGAACTCTACATATCTCATGCTTGATTGTGCAATAGCTTACAGGAGTGCTTATGATGCTTTGGAGTTAGTGGATCCATATTATCTCACATGTCCATCTATGGAAGAATGGGAAAGGATCAAAGTAATCACAAAATTCTTGAAACCTTTCTATGAAATCACAACTTTGTTTTCTGGGAGTTTTTATCCCACTTCTAACTTGTATTTTCACCAAGTGTGA
- the LOC122604022 gene encoding homeobox-DDT domain protein RLT1 isoform X3, protein MEDPQVVHADENKAITDKKPKRTVKTPDQIAALENFYNEHKYPSEAMKAKFAESIRLTEKQVSGWFCHRRLKDKKLPNDEGQAQGKQDLSSGVIQDRGSGLRQDSCGSTKQGDNKHFDPKEVESRRFTTEGLLPIELRFDHGNQHNSMMEMDDDTSSGSSSPLKDNFHLQNVDCLVRSKYPTHKDVNSVKSKPGPSGYLKVRGQAENAAIIAVRRQLGRHYREDGPPLGTEFDTLPPGAFENPVTFPVNQPYYVGDPTALHPPDSSKTFQLPSASKMLERYNPKNYHPLDLDESGFEIRHASRHYEKHANNQYKQTPHFSKHIRSQSGRSSQMEVNGGSDEEVSVHGHKEIFETRIKHGPGVRRAESQSNRSRVGYGINIDVMQVQNYPRSHHSGPSKVNYRDNIDHLTSDLNVKRGEYVDFEDKGIYRRTPKDDLFDGERRGTDEYSKLVSVKIHPGNEMQ, encoded by the exons ATGGAag ACCCACAAGTAGTTCATGCCGATGAGAATAAGGCTATTACAGACAAGAAACCTAAGAGAACTGTCAAGACACCAGATCAAATTGCAGCACTTGAGAACTTTTATAATG AACACAAGTATCCCTCTGAGGCAATGAAAGCAAAATTTGCTGAGTCAATACGTCTAACAGAAAAGCAAGTTTCTGGTTGGTTTTGTCACAGAAgattaaaagacaaaaaactACCCAATGATGAAGGGCAGGCACAGGGAAAACAAGATTTGTCAAGTGGTGTCATACAGGATCGCGGCAGTGGACTCAGACAAGATTCTTGTGGCAGTACCAAACAAGGAGATAACAAGCATTTTGATCCAAAAGAAGTTGAGAGCAGAAGATTTACTACTGAAGGACTTTTACCGATAGAACTTCGGTTTGACCATGGAAATCAACATAACAGTATGATGGAAATGGATGATGATACATCTTCAGGAAGTAGCTCGCCATTGAAGGATAATTTCCACCTACAAAATGTCGATTGTTTAGTGAGGTCAAAATATCCAACTCATAAAGATGTAAATAGTGTAAAGAGCAAGCCGGGTCCATCAGGATATTTAAAGGTGAGAGGTCAAGCAGAGAATGCTGCAATCATAGCTGTCAGAAGGCAATTGGGAAGGCATTATCGTGAGGATGGTCCACCACTTGGTACTGAATTTGATACACTTCCTCCTGGAGCATTTGAGAACCCAGTCACGTTTCCAGTCAACC AGCCCTACTATGTTGGTGATCCTACTGCCCTTCATCCACCGGATAGTTCTAAGACATTTCAACTTCCTAGTGCAAGCAAG ATGCTTGAAAGATACAACCCGAAGAACTACCACCCTCTTGATTTGGATGAGTCAGGATTTGAGATAAGACATGCATCCAGGCATTATGAGAAACACGCTAACAACCAATATAAACAAACACCTCATTTTTCGAAACATATACGCTCTCAATCTGGGAGGAGTTCGCAGATGGAAGTAAATGGCGGTTCTGATGAAGAAGTTTCAGTTCATGGCCATAAAGAGATCTTTGAGACGAGAATAAAACACGGTCCTGGAGTAAGGAGAGCAGAATCTCAGTCTAACCGCAGTCGAGTTGGCTATGGGATAAACATTGATGTTATGCAAGTACAGAACTACCCACGTAGCCATCACAGCGGCCCTTCAAAGGTCAACTATAGAGATAATATTGATCATTTGACTTCTGATTTGAATGTTAAACGAGGTGAATACGTTGATTTTGAAGACAAAGGGATATATAGGAGAACACCCAAG GATGACTTGTTCGATGGAGAAAGAAGAGGAACTGATGAATACTCCAAACTGGTTTCGGTAAAGATTCATCCAGGAAATGAAATGCAG TAG